The Horticoccus luteus DNA window GCCGGTGATGACCATGCGCGAATCTTCGCCGAGGCGCGTGAGAAACATCATCATCTGCTCGGGCGTGGTGTTTTGGGCTTCGTCGAGAATGACGAAGGCGTGCGAGAGCGTGCGGCCGCGCATGTAGGCGAGGGGCGCGATTTCGATGATGCCCTTCTCGGTGAGCTTCGTGACCTCATCGGGCTCGAGCATGTCGTGCAACGCGTCGTAGAGCGGGCGCAGGTAGGGGAGGATTTTTTCGCGGAGGTCGCCGGGGAGAAAGCCGAGGGCTTCGCCGGCTTCGACGGCGGGGCGCGTGAGGATGATGCGTTGCACCTCGTTTTTCAGGAGCGCCGAGACGGCGGCCGCCATCGCGAGGTAGGTTTTGCCGGTGCCAGCGGGGCCGATGCCGAAGACCACGGGGTGGCGGAGCACCGATTGAAGATAGAGTTTCTGGCCGAGGGTTTTCGGCACGATGGTCCGGCGATGCGTGGCGAGGACGACCGGGTCGGAAAACAGCGAGCGCCACTGGTCGCCTTCCCCACGGGCGAAGGCGTCGGTGATGCGCACGAAGTCGGAGTTGCGAATCGACATGCCTTGGTGGCGGGCTTCGTCGAGAAACGCGAAGAGGGCTTCGGTCTTCGCAACGGCGGCGGCGGCGCCTTCGATCTTCAACCACGTTTCGCGCGAAACGAGTTTCACGTCGAAGGCGCGTTCGACGTAGGCCAGATTGGCGTCGCGCCCGGCGTAAAGTTGGTGGAGGTGACGCGGGCTGGGGTAGTGAAGTGTTTTGGCGGACATGATCAGCGCGGGGCGAGAGTGCGGGCAGCGGCGGCGAGTTTTTCCCACGTTGCCTCAAGCGCTTGCGGCAGGATGCGGGTCTGGCCGATGACGGGCATGAAATTATTGTCGCCCTGCCAGCGGGGCACGATGTGGCCATGCAGGTGGGCAATGCTGCCGCCGGCGACGTTGTGGCCGAGGTTGAAGCCGATGTTGAAACCGTCGGGTTGCAGGGCGGCGCGGAGAATTTGCTGCCCGAAGATGATGATCTCCATCAGATCGGCGCGTTCGGTGCGGTCGAGCGCCTCGAGTTCGATGACCTCGCGGAACGGCACGGCGAGCAGATGACCGGGGTTGTAAGGAAAGCGGTTGAGAATCAAGAACGAGGCGGGACTGCGATGGACGATAAGCGCCGCCCGGTCGTCGCCGAGAGCCGGGAGCTCGGTGAAGGGCTTTTTCACGTCCGGATAGCGCGGAGCTTCAATATACTCCATGCGCCAATGAGGGTGCAGCTGCTGCATGAGGAGGGCGGAGCAAACACCGCGTCGGGAGGAAATGCAAAGGGAAAGCCGGGCGCGGCGGCGAGCGCGCCGCCGACGCGAAAAAATCCCGCTTGCGCATGGTATGACGAGCGTCATGTTAACGCGATGCGCTACCCGGCCGCCCACAAGGTGACGACGCGCCGCCGGATCGTCTCGGCGGCGAGCGCGGCATTTCGCGAGCACGGGCTGGAGCGGACGGGGGTGGACGAAGTGATGCGCCGGGCGGGGCTCACGCATGGAGGCTTTTACGCGCATTTTCGCGACAAGTCGGAGCTGGTGGCCGAAGCGTGCACAGAAGCCTTTGAGGGGGCGGTGGTAAATTTAGAGCGCATCGCCGCGCAGCCGACGCCGGCGCGACGGGCGCGGGTGCTCATCGACAGCTACTTGTCGCGGCACCATCGCGACAACCGCGGCTCGGGTTGCCTCGTCGTCGCGGTGGCGACGGATGTGGGGCGTTTGACGGGCTCGGCGCGCAGCAGCTACGCGCGCGGTTTTGCGCGGCATTTGGAGCGACTGGCGGCGGCGTTGCGGTTGAGCGACGATCCGGCGGTGAACCGCGATCGGGTGACCCATCTCATGAGTTCGCTGGTGGGCGCGTTACTTTTTGCCCGCGCGGCGGACGAACCTGCCCGGAGCGATGCGTTGCTTGAATCGGCGCGCCGGGTGCTGCATCACGAATTCTGTCGCTGAAAAAACCTACTTCTATGAGTCCTGCCACCGCTCCCCGTCGCCGCGTCGTCATCACTGGTCTCGGTGCGCTCACGCCTGTTGGCGAGACGCATCAAGAGACGTGGTCCTCCCTCATCGCGGGCCGCAGCGGCATCGGTCGGATCACGCGTTTCGACGCGAGCGGCTGCACGGCGCAAATCGCGGGTGAGGTGAAGAACTTCGACCCTTCGCGACCGCTGGCGCAACCGGTGTTTCCGCGGGGGGCGGATTCGGCTCCGGTGACGATGGCGATCACGCCGAAGGACGTGAAAAAGCTGGGGCGTTTCTCACATCTGGGCGTGGCGGCGGGGCTCGAGGCCTACATTGATTCGGGCCTGGATGCGGTGCGCGCGACGCTGCGGCCGGACCGCGTGGGGGTGAACATGGGCGTGGGCCTCGGCGGTCTGCCCGAGATCGAGGCGATGCACAGCGTATGGCTCGCGGGTGGTTTTCGAAAAATTTCGCCGTTCTTCATCCTGCAAACGGCGCCGAACATCCTGTCGGGGCAACTGGCGATCCTGTTGGATTTTCGCGGGCCCAACGTCTGCAACACAGCGGCGTGTGCGACGTCGGGACACAGCCTCGGGGAATCGTTGCGCGTGATCCAACGCGGCGAAGCGGACATCATGCTGGCGGGCGGAGCGGAAGGCGTGATCGGACCGCTGGGGGTGGGCGCGTTTGCGCAGATGCGGGCGCTCTCGACGCGCAACGACGACCCGGAGCGCGCCTCGCGGCCGTATGATGTGGACCGTGACGGTTTCGTGATGGGCGAGGGCGCGGTGGCCTTTGTGCTGGAGGAGCGCGAGCATGCGTTGCAACGCGGTGCGCGGATTTATGCGGAGCTCGCCGGTTATGCCGCGACGGGGGATGCGTATCATCTTTCGTCGCTCGCGCCGGAAGGCGAAGGTTCGCGGCGGGCGATGGCGCTGGCAATCGACGACGCGGGTTTGCAGCCGGCGGATTTGAGCTACGTGTCGGCCCATGCGACTTCCACGCCCGGCGGCGACGGCGAGGAAGCCGCGGCGATCGCGGGTCTTTTCGGCGAGGCGCGCGGGCAGTTGCACGTGAGCGGCGTAAAATCGATGACGGGTCATCTGCTCGGAGCGGCGGGCGCGTTGGGCGCGATGGCGGCGACGCTCGCGATTCACGAAGGCGTAATTCCGCCGACGATCAATTTGGACAACGTCGATCCGGCATGCGCGGCGCTCGGGTTGAACTTCACGCCGAAGGTGGCCGTGAAAAAGAAAGTGGATGCGGCGCTGGCGAACAGCTTCGGCTTTGGCGGCACGAACGCCTCGCTGGTGGTGCGCCGCGCTTGAGCGAAAGGACGGAGGAAAGCATCGCGGCGGGTTGGGCTGGAGAGCGGCCGGCGAAAGGCGGATTTCGCGGCGAGCCGCGCACGGCAATGGGGAAACGCGGCCGGGCGGGACGGTGGTGGCGCGGTGGGATTGATTAAGGGCGCGGTTTGTGCCGCACTGGGCGGCGATGGTCCGCTCGCTTCTCTCCTTCACGCATCCGTCCGTGGTGCCGCCGCACACCGGGCGCACCGATTTCCGCCGATGAAACGGCTCTGGCAAAACCTGAGCGCGCGGCTGACTTCGCCGTTGCTCATCGCGCTGCTGCTGGGCGCGGGCTTCATGGCGTTTGTGGCGTGGGACCAGTCGCACTGGTGGCGGGTGAAAGAAGATTACGGCTTCGGCTGGCTCGTGCCGGCGTTTGTCGCGTTCGTGGTTTACGATCGCTGGGAGAAGATTGCGGCGACGGTGGGCGCGTGCGCCGCACCGGGGAGTCCGCGGGCGAGCGGAGTGGTGGGCAAACTGCAGACCATCGCGGTGGTGGCGGTGATGATTCTGGGGGTGTTGTTTTTCCTGCTCGGGGCGTTTTACCGGGCGGGCGCGGGCACGTCGCAGCCCGGCACGCTCGCGCTGACGCTGGGGATGATCGGCATTGTTTTGCCGCTGATTTATTTCAACGCGCCGCCCACGCCTGCGCCGACGGTGGCGGGTTTCGGGCGGGATCCGCGGTTGAAGCTGGCGGCGTTATTCCTGTTCCCGGCGCTCGTGTGGCTGGTGTCGGCGCCGTTGGTGTCGGCGATCGATCAGCAATTGCGGCTGTTTCTTTTGCGCAAGGTGGTGACGGTCGTCTCGGTGGTTTTCGAGGTGCTGGGCTTGCCGCTGGAGCAACAGGGCAACGTGCTCGTGCTGCCAAGCGGGGGCACGGTGGGAGTCGAGGATGCGTGCTCGGGGATTCGTTCGCTGACGGGCTGCCTGTTTGCGGGGTCGTTTCTGGCGGCGGTGTTTCTCCAACGGTGGTGGCAGAAAATCGCGCTGGTTGTGGCGGCGATGATTCTGGCGTTTGTGACGAATCTGGCGCGCGGGCTTTTTCTGACGAGCTGGGCGTATCGTTACGGGGCCGACTCCATTTCCGGCGAGGTGCACGACATCGCGGGCTACGCGGTGCTGGGCTTGACCGTCGTGGGCCTGCTGCTGCTGCTGCCAATTTTCAACCTCCGCATTCGCGCGGCGGAAGACGTGCCGGGGAGCGAGATCGATCTGCCGCCGGCGAAAAAAGACGAGTAACTCGTCCGCATCACGGAGCGCGCAGGCAGCGGCGGACGCACGCACGCGGAGGCGCGAGCGTCAGATGGGCCGAGCGGCGAAAACGGCGGCGCGTTGGGCGGCGTCGAGTTCGTGCCAGGTGCCCGGTGCGAGGTCGGCGAGTGCGAACCGGCCGATGCGGGCTCGCACGAGACGAAGGGTCGGGTGGCCGACGGCGGCGGTCATGCGGCGGACCTGGCGGTTTTTGCCTTCGGTGAGTTCGAGGGCGAGCCAGCAGTCGGGAATGTTTTTGCGGACGCGAATGGGCGGATCGCGCGGCGGCAGAGCGGGCGCGGGATCGAGAAGCCGTGCGCGGCAGGAGCGGGTGGTGTAATCGGCGAGACGGACGCCCCGGTCGAGCTGGGCAAGCGCGGCGGGCGAGGGGATGTTTTCCACCTGCGCCCAGTATTCACGCGGGTGACTGTGGACGGGATCGAGGAGGCGGGCGTTGAGGCCGGGCTCGTCGGCGAGAAGGAGAAGGCCCTCGGAGTCGGCGTCGAGGCGACCGAGTGGATAAACGGCGGGCGGGAAATTGAAGTCGGCGAGGGTGCGCCAGCGGGAGCCGGGCTCGGGCGTGAATTGCGAGAGCACGCCGTAGGGTTTGTGGAAGGCGAGAAGCACCGAGCGTATTTCGCGCGCGCCGGAGCACGCTGACAAGTAGCAACGGTCGGGACTATCCTATCGACACGACCGAGGCGTCTGAACTCATATTTCGAGAATGAGTGAATTTCCGCAATTTTTCGGAGTGTCCCCCAGCCAGCAAAATGCGCTCGATCTATTTAAGGGCGAATGGTCAACGCGGTTGCCTGACGCGTGCGGTTTGGTGGCGAGCACCGGCCCGATGCGGGGCTGTGAGGATTATCGCATCGAGTGGTTTGAGCGGATCGTAGGCGGTTTTACTGGGAAACGCGTGCTGGAATTGGGCCCGCTCGAAGGCGGTCATAGTTATATGCTGGAAAAGGGGGGCGTCGGAAGTCATTGCAATAGAAGCTAATGCACGTTCATTTCTTAAGTGCCTCATTATGAAGGAAATTTTCCAGTTGAAGCGCGTGCGCTACGAGCTGGGCGATTTTATTAGATATTTGGAAGAGACCGACGACATATTTGAATTGGGGATCGCGAGTGGCGTGCTGTATCATCTTCTCAATCCGGTGGAGTTGATTCGCCTCCTGTCATTGCGATGCCGCTCTATTTTGCTTTGGACGGTCTATTACGATGAGGGATTTATGGCGGATAACGTCGAAGTTGGGCGAAGGTTTCACGAAACGCCGGCGGAGACGGTAACCGGAGGATTTGCGCATAAGCTATATCGCAAGCGCTATGACGAGGCGTTGGAATGGAAAGGCTTTTGCGGCGGCGGCGACGTGGAAGCGTGTTGGTTGGAGCGCGAGACGATTTTGGCAGCCTTTCAATATTTTGGATTCAGGGTGATGGAAGTCGTGGACGAAAAGAATCCCAACGGTTCGGCCATGCTGCTGGCGGCGACGCGTCAATAGTGGTTAGGTTTTTGCCGACCAAGAGGAGTGGTTATTTGGGGCGGAGTTCATGCTTGCAGTAGGTATGGGAGGCACCATCCGGAGCAGTTAGGAGCGAGCCGCTCGAACTGCTCTGGGTAAGACGCCGAAAGTGACACGCGAGACGCGTGCACTCCCCGGACTTGCGCCTTCAAGCTGTGTCGGCTTGCGCAAGGTGTGACGCGGCGACGGGCAACATGCGACGCGGTTTGCATGATGCCGCTCTACGTTCGATGCTAACCGCCATGAAGGCATACCAATTGACGGCGGTGAATCAGGGGCGGGTGGCGGATGTCACAGCGCCGGCGGCGGGGGCGGGCGAAGTCGTCATCGCGCTCAAGGCGGCGGCGCTCAATCACCGCGACGTGTGGATCAAGCTCGGCCAATATGCGGGTTTGAAATGGCCGTGCATTCCCGGTTCCGACGGAGCCGGCGTCGTCGAATCCGTGGGCGAGGGTGTGGACGCAAAATGGGTCGGACGCGAAGTGATGATTTATCCGGGCTTGGGTTGGGGCGCGAATGAGGCGGCGCAAAGCGCGGAGTTTTCCATCCTGGGATTGCCGCGTGATGGGACGTTCGCGGAAAAAATCGCCGTGCCGCTGACGCAGATCGCGGAGCGTCCGGCGCATCTCTCCTGGGAGGAAGCGGCGGCGCTGCCGCTGGCGGGGCTCACGGCTTATCGGGCGTTGTTCAGTCGGGCGAAGCTGGAGCGGGGCGAACGGGTTTTGGTCAACGGGATCGGAGGGGGCGTGGCTCTGTTTGCGCTGCAATTCGCCGTGGCCGCGGGGGCGGAGGTTTGGGTGACTTCGAGTGCCGACGAAAAGATCGCGCGGGCGCGGGGATTCGGCGCGCAGGGTGGATTTCGCTACACGGAGGCAGGTTGGGGGGCGCGCGCCGCGAAGGAGACGGGTGGATTTCAGGTGATCGTGGACGGGGCGGGCGGGGATGGTTGCGAGCAGTTGCTCGATGCGGCGGCACCGGGTGGGCGGATTGTCTTTTACGGAGCCACGCGGGGGAATCCATCGGCGTTGGCGATGCGGAAACTGTTTTGGCGTCAGATTTCGGTGCTGGGTTCAACGATGGGTTCGCCGGCGGATTGGGCGGGGATGGTCGCGATGGTGGCGCGCCACGGCGTGAAGCCGGTGGTG harbors:
- the fabF gene encoding beta-ketoacyl-ACP synthase II, with translation MSPATAPRRRVVITGLGALTPVGETHQETWSSLIAGRSGIGRITRFDASGCTAQIAGEVKNFDPSRPLAQPVFPRGADSAPVTMAITPKDVKKLGRFSHLGVAAGLEAYIDSGLDAVRATLRPDRVGVNMGVGLGGLPEIEAMHSVWLAGGFRKISPFFILQTAPNILSGQLAILLDFRGPNVCNTAACATSGHSLGESLRVIQRGEADIMLAGGAEGVIGPLGVGAFAQMRALSTRNDDPERASRPYDVDRDGFVMGEGAVAFVLEEREHALQRGARIYAELAGYAATGDAYHLSSLAPEGEGSRRAMALAIDDAGLQPADLSYVSAHATSTPGGDGEEAAAIAGLFGEARGQLHVSGVKSMTGHLLGAAGALGAMAATLAIHEGVIPPTINLDNVDPACAALGLNFTPKVAVKKKVDAALANSFGFGGTNASLVVRRA
- a CDS encoding zinc-binding dehydrogenase, whose product is MKAYQLTAVNQGRVADVTAPAAGAGEVVIALKAAALNHRDVWIKLGQYAGLKWPCIPGSDGAGVVESVGEGVDAKWVGREVMIYPGLGWGANEAAQSAEFSILGLPRDGTFAEKIAVPLTQIAERPAHLSWEEAAALPLAGLTAYRALFSRAKLERGERVLVNGIGGGVALFALQFAVAAGAEVWVTSSADEKIARARGFGAQGGFRYTEAGWGARAAKETGGFQVIVDGAGGDGCEQLLDAAAPGGRIVFYGATRGNPSALAMRKLFWRQISVLGSTMGSPADWAGMVAMVARHGVKPVVSDVFPLARAEEALALMERGEQLGKIVLRT
- a CDS encoding exosortase/archaeosortase family protein; translation: MKRLWQNLSARLTSPLLIALLLGAGFMAFVAWDQSHWWRVKEDYGFGWLVPAFVAFVVYDRWEKIAATVGACAAPGSPRASGVVGKLQTIAVVAVMILGVLFFLLGAFYRAGAGTSQPGTLALTLGMIGIVLPLIYFNAPPTPAPTVAGFGRDPRLKLAALFLFPALVWLVSAPLVSAIDQQLRLFLLRKVVTVVSVVFEVLGLPLEQQGNVLVLPSGGTVGVEDACSGIRSLTGCLFAGSFLAAVFLQRWWQKIALVVAAMILAFVTNLARGLFLTSWAYRYGADSISGEVHDIAGYAVLGLTVVGLLLLLPIFNLRIRAAEDVPGSEIDLPPAKKDE
- a CDS encoding HIT family protein yields the protein MQQLHPHWRMEYIEAPRYPDVKKPFTELPALGDDRAALIVHRSPASFLILNRFPYNPGHLLAVPFREVIELEALDRTERADLMEIIIFGQQILRAALQPDGFNIGFNLGHNVAGGSIAHLHGHIVPRWQGDNNFMPVIGQTRILPQALEATWEKLAAAARTLAPR
- a CDS encoding TetR/AcrR family transcriptional regulator; translated protein: MRYPAAHKVTTRRRIVSAASAAFREHGLERTGVDEVMRRAGLTHGGFYAHFRDKSELVAEACTEAFEGAVVNLERIAAQPTPARRARVLIDSYLSRHHRDNRGSGCLVVAVATDVGRLTGSARSSYARGFARHLERLAAALRLSDDPAVNRDRVTHLMSSLVGALLFARAADEPARSDALLESARRVLHHEFCR
- a CDS encoding PhoH family protein, with the protein product MSAKTLHYPSPRHLHQLYAGRDANLAYVERAFDVKLVSRETWLKIEGAAAAVAKTEALFAFLDEARHQGMSIRNSDFVRITDAFARGEGDQWRSLFSDPVVLATHRRTIVPKTLGQKLYLQSVLRHPVVFGIGPAGTGKTYLAMAAAVSALLKNEVQRIILTRPAVEAGEALGFLPGDLREKILPYLRPLYDALHDMLEPDEVTKLTEKGIIEIAPLAYMRGRTLSHAFVILDEAQNTTPEQMMMFLTRLGEDSRMVITGDVTQVDLPRSKQSGLIEVRHILRDVPDIVFHTFGGSDVVRHPLVQRIIEAYERYKNPAGEPPSA
- a CDS encoding pseudouridine synthase encodes the protein MLLAFHKPYGVLSQFTPEPGSRWRTLADFNFPPAVYPLGRLDADSEGLLLLADEPGLNARLLDPVHSHPREYWAQVENIPSPAALAQLDRGVRLADYTTRSCRARLLDPAPALPPRDPPIRVRKNIPDCWLALELTEGKNRQVRRMTAAVGHPTLRLVRARIGRFALADLAPGTWHELDAAQRAAVFAARPI